A part of Oncorhynchus gorbuscha isolate QuinsamMale2020 ecotype Even-year linkage group LG09, OgorEven_v1.0, whole genome shotgun sequence genomic DNA contains:
- the LOC124043210 gene encoding TLR4 interactor with leucine rich repeats-like gives MDTGHFVAVICFLLFSCDGLLSPASGFCPERCDCQHAQHLLCTNRGLRAVPKVPSSWVPEDVLVFSLGGNFIGNITAFDFTRYGNLIRLNLQYNQIQTIHPKAFEKLSKLEELYLGNNLISTIPPGMLQSLKKLTTLYGNNNNMKKITPEVFGNLESVVRLRLDGNAIELLQDSVFKSLTNLHYLHLESNQLSHIHRNAFSKLIKLRFLNLAQNKQAAVRNVFTFSQLRSLSTLLLSENEIQYVGNHVFQNLKKLSKLSLSNNNISRLESEALKGLSSVREFLMDGNELEDIPAGLLDPLEQIEELDFSRNHISTVNPMAFKKLQHLRVLKLKDNRLTSLSGHIFALNSRLYDLDLHGNNWTCDCRLSELKQWMTSAHSQGKLLTVFVQCHHPATLNGKYLDYVNSSQLQTQENWSHLCETQIGPEESRGGGVLEKEVEERMMREGEVRKDVEEQRGIGTREGVEMKAIEEENRGREEEERTEGAQEVGIPQEQGGPEERDKSLSLDRKRRKKISVSPRSRPSARKREKGRRGSVLGRGIPQTQAPLLINPMDPTTTVPQTLDSQNSHGNRLSGPITELLTTSEERFDLLRGGQEYGLPVMTDPCMFNRHFLTNVTVDQVASSTATVHWTTRHHLRFTPGSGLGLDEVHYRLLFDRFGTSGRFPRYVYARGGARSVMLRELRPEVTYMVCVEGVVGGAVCQVAPRDHCAGLVTLPEESRPQGTLTSNLHLVTIATLAINAILLLVIGGAWLGQTLRRKLKRRKSAVHVRHMYSTRRPFRGSMATTAAVSTDFTSFQSSRQPRLGTLEEGGDLIEFSCDRFLDNSPTRRDNSNMQRFCD, from the coding sequence ATGGATACCGGTCATTTTGTGGCGGTCATCTGCTTTCTCCTCTTTTCCTGTGATGGGCTCCTCTCACCCGCAAGCGGCTTCTGTCCGGAGCGCTGCGATTGCCAGCACGCGCAGCACCTCCTCTGCACAAACCGAGGGCTTCGCGCGGTACCCAAGGTGCCCTCCTCGTGGGTCCCAGAGGACGTACTTGTCTTCAGTCTCGGGGGAAACTTCATTGGTAACATCACTGCCTTCGACTTCACTCGGTATGGAAATCTTATAAGGTTGAACTTACAGTATAATCAAATACAGACCATTCACCCTAAAGCGTTTGAAAAGCTCTCCAAATTGGAGGAGCTGTATTTGGGCAACAATCTGATATCAACAATACCTCCAGGAATGTTACAGTCACTGAAAAAACTGACAACTTTGTATGGCAATAACAATAACATGAAGAAGATCACTCCAGAGGTGTTTGGTAACTTGGAAAGCGTTGTGAGGCTGAGGTTGGATGGGAACGCCATAGAACTGTTACAGGACTCAGTCTTCAAGAGCTTGACCAATCTGCATTATCTCCATCTAGAATCCAACCAGCTGAGCCACATTCACAGAAATGCCTTTTCCAAGCTCATCAAACTGCGCTTTCTCAACCTGGCGCAGAACAAACAGGCGGCCGTGCGTAATGTGTTTACATTTTCCCAGCTCAGGTCACTGTCTACTCTGCTGCTCTCTGAAAATGAAATACAATACGTCGGAAACCACGTTTTCCAAAATCTGAAAAAGCTATCTAAACTATCCCTCAGCAATAACAACATCTCCCGGTTGGAGAGCGAGGCTTTGAAGGGGTTGTCAAGCGTGAGAGAGTTTCTGATGGATGGGAACGAGCTGGAAGATATTCCCGCGGGACTTCTTGACCCGCTGGAGCAAATCGAGGAGCTGGACTTTAGTCGCAACCACATTTCCACCGTGAACCCGATGGCTTTTAAAAAACTACAGCACCTGAGGGTTTTAAAACTCAAAGACAACCGGCTCACGAGCCTCTCCGGTCACATTTTCGCCCTCAACAGCCGCCTTTACGATTTGGATCTCCATGGCAACAACTGGACGTGTGACTGCCGCCTGAGCGAGCTGAAACAGTGGATGACGTCGGCACACTCTCAAGGGAAGCTGCTGACTGTTTTCGTGCAGTGTCATCACCCAGCGACACTGAACGGGAAGTATCTGGATTATGTCAACAGCTCCCAGTTACAGACCCAAGAGAATTGGAGCCACTTGTGTGAGACCCAAATTGGGCCTGAGGAGAGCAGAGGTGGGGGGGTCctggagaaggaggtggaggagaggatgatgagagagggggaggtgaggaaGGATGTAGAAGAGCAGAGGGGAATTGGGACTAGAGAAGGAGTGGAGATGAAGGCaatagaggaagagaacaggggtagagaggaagaggagagaacgGAGGGAGCACAGGAAGTAGGTATCCCTCAGGAACAGGGAGGGCCAGAGGAGCGGGACAAATCCCTGTCGTTggacaggaaaaggaggaagaAAATATCCGTTAGCCCCAGGTCGCGACCTTCTGCCAGGAAGCGTGAGAAAGGGAGGCGGGGTTCCGTTCTGGGCCGTGGTATTCCTCAAACACAAGCTCCTTTGCTCATCAACCCCATGGACCCAACCACAACCGTGCCTCAGACACTTGACAGCCAAAATAGCCATGGAAACCGTCTCAGTGGACCAATCACAGAGCTGCTCACCACCTCAGAGGAGCGGTTTGACCTTCTCAGAGGCGGTCAGGAGTATGGTCTACCAGTAATGACAGACCCCTGTATGTTCAACCGTCACTTTCTCACCAACGTGACCGTCGACCAGGTCGCCTCCAGCACGGCCACAGTCCACTGGACCACACGCCACCACCTCCGATTCACACCGGGATCCGGACTGGGACTAGACGAGGTCCACTACCGCTTGCTGTTCGACCGGTTCGGGACATCTGGCCGTTTTCCTCGCTATGTGTATGCCCGTGGCGGGGCGCGGTCGGTGATGTTACGAGAACTCCGCCCAGAAGTCACCTAcatggtgtgtgtggagggggtggtgGGAGGGGCCGTGTGTCAGGTGGCACCCAGAGACCACTGCGCTGGATTGGTCACTCTCCCAGAGGAGTCTCGTCCCCAAGGGACACTGACTTCCAATCTCCACCTAGTCACCATTGCAACGCTGGCCATCAACGCCATCCTCCTGCTGGTGATTGGTGGAGCCTGGCTAGGGCAGACTTTGAGGCGGAAGCTGAAAAGGAGGAAGTCGGCGGTGCATGTGCGTCACATGTACTCCACGCGGCGACCGTTCCGCGGCTCTATGGCAACGACGGCGGCTGTGTCGACTGACTTTACCAGTTTCCAGAGCAGCCGGCAACCACGGCTCGGAACCCTGGAGGAAGGGGGAGACCTCATTGAGTTCTCCTGCGACCGTTTCCTTGACAACAGCCCCACCCGTAGAGACAACAGCAACATGCAGAGGTTTTGTGATTAG